One Paenarthrobacter aurescens TC1 DNA window includes the following coding sequences:
- a CDS encoding putative 4-carboxymuconolactone decarboxylase domain protein (identified by match to protein family HMM PF02627; match to protein family HMM TIGR00778): MPEQETKPRLAGYLDKQQPDLYATLSHYSQQLVDEADRLGIPRRTLELINYLCSQINGCAFCLDLHHRRALKYGETEQRLSLVAVYKEVQLFEPAEVVAMEIAEQITRMSTSRPSPELFEQARQHYSDEQISVLCMAAIGINAFNRLSILSEHPVRVAKK, encoded by the coding sequence ATGCCCGAACAGGAAACAAAACCCCGTCTGGCCGGCTACCTGGACAAGCAACAGCCGGATCTTTACGCAACTTTGAGCCACTATTCCCAGCAGCTCGTAGATGAAGCTGACCGACTTGGCATCCCGCGCCGCACTCTTGAGCTCATCAACTACCTGTGCTCGCAGATCAACGGCTGTGCCTTTTGCCTGGACCTCCACCATCGTCGTGCCCTGAAATATGGGGAAACGGAGCAGCGGCTGTCCTTGGTTGCTGTCTACAAAGAAGTGCAACTCTTCGAGCCCGCGGAAGTGGTGGCCATGGAGATCGCCGAGCAGATCACCCGTATGAGTACCTCGCGGCCAAGCCCTGAGCTTTTCGAGCAAGCACGGCAGCACTACAGCGACGAGCAGATCAGCGTGCTTTGCATGGCGGCTATCGGGATCAATGCCTTCAATCGCCTTTCAATCTTGAGCGAGCACCCCGTGCGGGTCGCCAAGAAGTAG
- a CDS encoding hypothetical protein (identified by Glimmer2; putative), with the protein MFSFVGILYSVVTVAVAALVIYALVLAIIFLRLRIRELKRGQEPPLR; encoded by the coding sequence TTGTTTTCTTTTGTTGGGATTCTCTACTCCGTGGTGACGGTGGCCGTCGCCGCTTTGGTGATTTACGCCTTGGTGCTCGCCATCATTTTCTTGCGCCTCCGTATTCGGGAGCTGAAGCGGGGACAGGAACCCCCGTTGCGCTAG
- a CDS encoding Pyridoxal-phosphate dependent enzyme (identified by match to protein family HMM PF00291): MVSTAIRKHGVHAASGPPDGLDDSVLERVGNTPLVKLESLSRGLGSTIHIKLESENPGGSIKDRTALSMVRAAEKSGELKPGATIVESTSGNTGIGLALIGHLTGHPVVVVTGDTISEEKLAALHNYGARVILTDWNAPSESPENARAVAARITAETPGAWRPMQFDNPANPAAHYQTTGPEIWEQTGGLVTHFVAGIGTGGTISGNGRFLKERVAAARPGGHVEVVGADPYGSAYSGGHPGEILVDGVGNSWPEAEWPKAFDRTIVDRFLRIPNDEVYTTVHRLLDEEGLALGPSSGLAVAAAVRVARAAPHGSLVVAIAPDAGTNYLSKAFNPVWLAEHGIRLAADTPAARDARE, translated from the coding sequence GTGGTGAGTACAGCGATTCGCAAACATGGTGTTCACGCGGCTTCCGGGCCTCCGGACGGATTGGACGATTCGGTCCTGGAGAGGGTCGGAAACACGCCACTGGTTAAGTTGGAGTCGCTGAGCCGTGGGCTGGGCAGCACCATCCACATCAAGCTCGAATCCGAAAACCCCGGCGGCTCCATCAAGGACCGGACAGCTCTGAGCATGGTTCGGGCGGCTGAGAAATCCGGGGAACTGAAGCCCGGCGCCACAATTGTGGAAAGTACGTCCGGCAATACCGGGATTGGGCTGGCCCTCATTGGGCACCTGACAGGCCACCCAGTGGTGGTGGTAACAGGCGACACCATCTCCGAGGAGAAGCTCGCCGCGCTGCACAACTATGGTGCCCGCGTGATCTTGACCGACTGGAACGCGCCATCCGAGTCGCCTGAGAACGCCCGCGCAGTAGCTGCGCGGATAACCGCTGAGACACCCGGCGCGTGGCGGCCCATGCAGTTCGACAATCCAGCCAATCCCGCCGCGCACTACCAAACCACCGGCCCGGAAATTTGGGAACAGACAGGTGGCCTGGTGACCCACTTCGTAGCGGGCATCGGTACCGGCGGGACCATCAGCGGGAACGGCCGGTTCTTGAAGGAACGCGTGGCAGCCGCGCGGCCCGGCGGGCACGTGGAAGTTGTTGGCGCCGACCCCTACGGTTCTGCCTACAGCGGCGGCCATCCCGGCGAGATCCTGGTGGACGGCGTGGGCAACTCCTGGCCCGAGGCTGAATGGCCCAAGGCCTTCGACCGCACCATCGTGGACCGCTTCCTGCGCATTCCCAACGACGAGGTCTACACCACCGTCCACCGGCTGCTCGATGAAGAAGGGCTCGCGCTGGGTCCGTCCTCCGGGCTCGCTGTGGCCGCGGCCGTCCGGGTGGCGCGGGCCGCACCCCACGGTTCGCTGGTGGTTGCCATAGCGCCCGACGCCGGCACCAACTACCTGAGCAAGGCTTTCAACCCGGTGTGGCTGGCGGAGCACGGCATCCGGCTCGCCGCGGACACACCGGCCGCCCGCGACGCCCGCGAGTAG
- the hutH gene encoding histidine ammonia-lyase (identified by match to protein family HMM PF00221), protein MASHETPTLLIGTAPVRPADVALAAENPTFHVKLNPDALSLIGRSREIVESTAASGQRVYGLNTLLGSGRDTAVEEKSLLAYQVQVVRYHNSGVGSSLDRAAARAVILTRLIGFSRGGSGVRPETAVFYAELLNRGVFPAIPREGSVGSSDLTQLAAVAAVAIGEGEAFDADGTLVPGAKALADAGLQPLVLAPGEALALVSANAYSVGVGTLALLRLQHLAELADVALSLSLETIARYDGGGNLSPFSPAIQAAKAVDGQRDSAAAVRRLLSGGWLEDVRPEVSVQDALSFRAAPQTHGAFRSLVGQLASALDVELNGRGDNPLVDVESGHMVSGGNFQPMQLALAFEGLRLALAHVGISSERRIAKLYPPQRASRARHLQAAASGESDLAQEELPGLLWYSAAGLLAELKALAAPATLGAPTLSADVEDHSTLAPLALQQLEKSLDAAEKLLVIEALTASYLLLEAGAAQPLGKGTGAVVGRLADVLADRPSAPDLVERARTELRDAVGREFSEEGEKTW, encoded by the coding sequence ATGGCCTCCCATGAAACGCCAACCCTCCTGATCGGAACGGCTCCGGTGCGCCCCGCGGATGTGGCGCTGGCGGCTGAAAATCCGACGTTTCATGTGAAACTCAACCCAGATGCGTTGTCCTTGATAGGCCGCTCGCGGGAAATCGTGGAGTCGACCGCCGCCTCCGGCCAGCGGGTCTATGGACTTAACACCTTGCTCGGTTCCGGCCGCGACACCGCTGTGGAGGAGAAGTCGCTCCTGGCCTATCAAGTCCAGGTGGTCAGGTACCACAACAGCGGAGTGGGTTCGTCTTTGGACCGCGCCGCTGCCCGCGCCGTGATCCTCACCCGGCTTATCGGATTCAGCCGCGGCGGTTCCGGTGTGCGACCGGAAACTGCAGTGTTCTATGCGGAACTGCTCAACCGCGGCGTCTTTCCCGCCATCCCTCGCGAAGGCTCGGTGGGTTCATCGGACCTGACCCAGCTTGCCGCCGTCGCCGCCGTTGCCATCGGTGAAGGTGAAGCATTCGACGCGGACGGCACGCTGGTCCCCGGCGCCAAGGCGCTCGCCGACGCCGGCCTCCAGCCCCTTGTCCTCGCCCCGGGGGAGGCCCTCGCCTTGGTGAGTGCCAACGCGTATTCGGTGGGCGTAGGAACCCTCGCCTTGCTGCGGCTGCAGCACTTGGCCGAGCTGGCCGACGTCGCGCTTTCCCTCTCGCTGGAGACGATCGCAAGGTACGACGGCGGCGGGAACCTCAGCCCGTTTTCGCCGGCAATCCAGGCGGCCAAGGCTGTGGACGGGCAGCGGGACTCGGCTGCTGCTGTGCGTCGCCTGCTGAGCGGTGGGTGGTTGGAAGATGTTCGTCCGGAGGTGTCGGTGCAGGACGCGTTGTCGTTCCGGGCCGCACCGCAGACGCACGGGGCCTTCCGATCGCTTGTTGGGCAGCTTGCTTCGGCCTTGGACGTGGAGCTGAACGGCCGCGGTGATAATCCCCTGGTTGATGTCGAATCCGGGCACATGGTGTCCGGCGGGAACTTCCAGCCCATGCAGCTGGCCCTCGCCTTTGAGGGGCTGCGGCTGGCCTTAGCGCACGTCGGCATTTCCAGTGAACGGCGCATCGCCAAGTTGTATCCGCCCCAACGAGCTAGTCGGGCACGCCACTTGCAGGCGGCGGCCTCCGGCGAATCGGACCTTGCACAGGAGGAACTTCCCGGGCTGCTCTGGTACTCCGCCGCCGGACTGCTGGCCGAGCTCAAGGCCCTTGCTGCCCCGGCGACGCTCGGCGCACCAACTCTCTCGGCCGACGTCGAAGACCATTCAACGCTGGCCCCGCTCGCGTTGCAGCAACTCGAAAAATCGTTGGACGCAGCGGAGAAGCTCTTGGTGATCGAAGCGCTGACGGCGTCGTACCTGCTGCTCGAAGCGGGAGCCGCGCAACCGCTCGGGAAGGGGACCGGCGCCGTCGTGGGCCGCTTGGCTGACGTGCTGGCCGACCGGCCATCGGCGCCCGACTTGGTTGAACGGGCGCGGACTGAGCTGCGGGATGCCGTTGGCCGGGAATTTTCTGAGGAAGGAGAGAAGACGTGGTGA
- a CDS encoding putative dibenzothiophene desulfurization enzyme, which produces MNGQRSSTLKPMLHFGWFVGHGFGVQGWGTPGYGLGYDWKKPALYQEAVRAFERSGLDLFIIEDSLTVPDTYGGTAEVSLAHASFAPKHDPLALVPYLLSATEHLGIVPTVSASFYPPFTAARLLATLQHFSEGQLGWNVVTSGSDLAAQNYGLDQQIEHDLRYEKAEEFVDVVRRLWRSWEPTAVLEDVEAGVFADHSKVHPINHEGDFFKVRGPLNTAPLPEEPVLVQAGASPRGKAFAGGHADVAIALARGVDGMKSYRDSIRAEAAKAGRKPDDVKVLFVLKPTVVGSTAEAEELRAQRRELTQRDIDSQLNSISYLSVIDFKQFDLDAPLPELSTNSNQGTLEHFAKAAPPGSTLRQILQARSGGAGDSIIGTVGEIADYLEETGSAVGGDGFLFSGFVDPVTVHGVLDKLTPELRRRGLLRKSYGNGGFRQNLLDF; this is translated from the coding sequence GTGAACGGACAGCGCAGTTCTACACTCAAGCCCATGCTGCACTTTGGATGGTTTGTGGGCCACGGTTTCGGAGTCCAAGGCTGGGGCACTCCTGGTTACGGCTTGGGCTACGACTGGAAGAAACCCGCCCTGTACCAGGAAGCCGTGCGCGCTTTTGAGCGATCCGGGCTGGACCTGTTCATCATCGAGGATTCCCTCACTGTTCCGGACACGTATGGCGGTACGGCTGAGGTCTCATTGGCCCACGCGTCTTTCGCGCCCAAGCATGATCCGTTGGCGCTGGTTCCGTACCTTCTCTCCGCCACGGAGCACCTGGGGATCGTGCCCACGGTCAGCGCTTCCTTCTACCCTCCCTTCACCGCCGCCAGGCTTCTGGCCACGCTGCAGCACTTCTCGGAAGGCCAGCTTGGCTGGAACGTGGTTACCTCCGGCAGTGATCTCGCAGCGCAGAATTACGGGCTGGATCAGCAGATCGAACACGACCTCCGCTACGAGAAAGCGGAGGAATTCGTTGACGTCGTCAGGCGGCTTTGGCGCAGTTGGGAACCTACTGCTGTGCTTGAGGATGTTGAGGCGGGAGTGTTCGCAGACCACAGCAAAGTGCACCCGATCAACCATGAGGGCGACTTCTTCAAGGTCCGGGGACCGCTGAACACGGCGCCCTTGCCGGAAGAACCCGTGCTGGTGCAGGCCGGTGCCTCTCCCCGGGGCAAAGCATTCGCAGGCGGCCATGCTGACGTGGCCATTGCCTTGGCGCGTGGCGTTGACGGGATGAAGTCCTACCGGGATTCGATCCGCGCCGAAGCCGCCAAGGCGGGGAGGAAGCCCGACGACGTCAAGGTACTTTTCGTCCTGAAACCCACGGTTGTTGGTTCCACAGCCGAGGCAGAGGAGCTGCGGGCGCAGCGGCGGGAACTCACCCAGCGAGACATCGACAGCCAGCTCAACTCAATTTCCTACCTCTCCGTCATCGACTTCAAGCAGTTCGACCTCGACGCCCCGCTTCCCGAGCTGAGCACCAACAGCAACCAAGGCACGCTGGAACACTTCGCCAAGGCAGCCCCTCCGGGTTCCACGCTGCGCCAAATCCTCCAGGCACGCAGCGGCGGAGCAGGCGACTCGATCATCGGCACGGTAGGCGAAATCGCTGACTATCTGGAGGAAACAGGCTCGGCCGTAGGTGGCGACGGATTTCTTTTCTCCGGCTTTGTGGACCCAGTGACCGTGCACGGTGTACTGGACAAACTCACCCCGGAACTGCGGCGGCGCGGCCTGTTGAGGAAGAGTTACGGCAACGGTGGATTCCGGCAGAACCTCCTGGACTTCTGA
- a CDS encoding putative sulfate transporter family protein (identified by match to protein family HMM PF00916; match to protein family HMM PF01740) — protein sequence MSSPTRTSAKDRLSGVWALKGYKREWLRHDIVAGAALFALLVPAGMAYAQAAGLPPVTGLYATVVPLLVYAIVGPSRILVLGPDSALAPMIAAAIVPLAAGSSEKSVALAGLLAVLIGVIMLAGSALKLGTITGLLSKPIRLGYLNGIALLVLLSQLPAFFGIEADGDIWEKLAKVTTGVLGGGVNVTALLLGSGSLALIWIPRLLKWKVPGVLLAVVGSCVVTAVWGLNDDVKVTGVLPQGLPMPALGGIGWADALTLLPAAAGIALMAFADTGVLSQTLAAKEGKKVSGNREMAALGAANAATGLLGGFPISGSTSRTPVAVDAGAKSQMTGVVGSVLVLAFMLLAPGVTEYLPSATLAAVVIAAAIALADPAGVKRLLSLSRSESVVMLAAFLGVLTVGVLQGIVVAIALALLDFVRRAWDPYRTELGAEEGLPGYHDLERHPDGERIPGLLILRFDAPLFFGNGQVLAAFVREQLDEAPDETTDAITHVILAAEPITGIDTTALDDLVTLDEWLASKGVDLVFAELKGPVKDKLIHLGTAARFTPDHFFPTVGAAVRTLKNE from the coding sequence ATGAGTTCACCCACCCGCACCTCCGCCAAGGACCGGCTTTCGGGCGTCTGGGCGCTCAAGGGATACAAGCGCGAATGGCTGCGGCATGACATCGTGGCGGGCGCTGCGTTGTTCGCCTTACTGGTGCCAGCCGGCATGGCCTATGCGCAGGCGGCCGGCCTTCCTCCCGTCACCGGACTGTACGCAACGGTGGTCCCGTTGCTGGTTTACGCCATTGTGGGGCCTTCCCGCATCCTGGTCCTCGGACCCGACTCAGCCCTAGCCCCCATGATCGCCGCCGCCATTGTGCCGCTGGCAGCTGGCAGCAGCGAAAAATCGGTGGCATTGGCCGGGCTGTTGGCTGTGCTGATCGGGGTGATCATGCTGGCCGGTTCTGCCCTGAAACTGGGAACCATTACCGGCCTGCTGTCCAAACCCATCCGGCTCGGATACCTGAACGGAATTGCGTTACTGGTGCTGTTGTCGCAGCTACCGGCGTTCTTCGGGATAGAGGCCGACGGCGACATCTGGGAGAAGCTCGCGAAGGTCACCACCGGGGTGCTCGGCGGTGGCGTCAATGTCACCGCCCTGCTGCTGGGTAGCGGTTCCCTTGCCCTCATTTGGATCCCGCGGCTGCTGAAGTGGAAGGTACCCGGCGTCCTGCTGGCGGTGGTCGGCTCTTGCGTTGTTACGGCGGTTTGGGGCCTGAACGACGACGTGAAGGTCACCGGAGTCCTGCCGCAGGGCCTCCCGATGCCCGCACTCGGGGGCATCGGCTGGGCTGATGCTCTCACGCTGCTTCCCGCTGCGGCAGGGATCGCCCTCATGGCCTTCGCGGACACCGGCGTCCTATCCCAAACATTGGCGGCCAAGGAAGGGAAGAAGGTCTCGGGAAACAGGGAAATGGCGGCGCTCGGGGCAGCCAACGCGGCCACCGGACTGCTGGGCGGATTCCCGATCTCCGGCAGTACCTCCAGAACCCCGGTGGCCGTGGATGCTGGTGCCAAATCCCAGATGACCGGCGTGGTGGGTTCCGTGCTGGTGCTGGCCTTCATGCTGCTGGCTCCCGGAGTGACCGAGTACCTGCCCTCCGCAACGTTGGCCGCCGTCGTCATCGCCGCAGCCATTGCCCTCGCGGACCCGGCCGGCGTGAAGCGGCTCCTCAGCCTGAGCCGCAGCGAATCTGTGGTGATGCTGGCCGCGTTCCTGGGCGTCCTCACCGTTGGGGTACTGCAGGGAATCGTGGTGGCCATTGCGTTGGCGCTTCTGGACTTCGTGCGGAGGGCCTGGGATCCGTACCGGACAGAACTCGGTGCTGAAGAAGGGCTCCCTGGCTATCACGACCTTGAGCGGCACCCCGATGGTGAACGCATCCCGGGACTTCTCATCCTCCGCTTCGATGCGCCGCTGTTCTTCGGTAATGGGCAGGTACTGGCGGCCTTTGTCCGTGAGCAACTTGACGAGGCACCGGATGAGACAACAGATGCCATTACCCACGTCATCCTCGCCGCGGAGCCCATCACCGGGATCGACACTACGGCGCTGGACGACCTCGTCACTTTGGATGAATGGCTGGCAAGCAAAGGCGTGGACCTCGTGTTCGCCGAACTGAAGGGACCTGTGAAAGACAAGTTGATCCATTTGGGCACAGCGGCCCGCTTTACGCCCGACCACTTCTTCCCAACGGTGGGCGCGGCAGTGCGAACGCTGAAAAACGAATAA
- the metB gene encoding Cystathionine gamma-synthase (identified by match to protein family HMM PF01053; match to protein family HMM TIGR01325) produces the protein MTFNPDAAGWSPDTQAVRGGLDRTNFQETSEPVFLNSGFVYESAAAAERAFTGEDERFVYSRYGNPSVATFQERLRLLEGTEACFATASGMSAVFTALGALLAAGDRVVAARSLFGSCFVILNEILPRWGVETVFVDGPDLEQWREALSEPTTAVFFESPSNPMQEIVDIAAVSELAHAAGATVVVDNVFATPLLQRCGELGADVIVYSGTKHIDGQGRVLGGAILGTKEFIDGPVKQLMRHTGPSLSAFNAWVLTKGLETIGLRVNHSSASALKIAEWLEQQPAISWVKYPLLKSHPQYQLAAKQMKAGGTVLTFELSPSAGRSAKEAAFALLDGLSVIDISNNLGDSKSLITHPATTTHRAMGPEGRAAIGLSDGVVRLSVGLEDVGDLILDLEKALKQV, from the coding sequence GTGACTTTCAATCCCGACGCCGCTGGCTGGAGCCCTGACACCCAAGCCGTCCGCGGTGGCCTTGACCGTACCAATTTCCAGGAAACGTCCGAGCCCGTTTTCCTGAACTCCGGGTTCGTTTACGAGTCCGCAGCCGCCGCAGAGCGAGCCTTTACCGGTGAGGACGAACGCTTCGTCTACTCCCGCTACGGCAACCCGTCCGTGGCCACGTTCCAGGAGCGGCTGCGGCTGCTTGAAGGAACCGAAGCGTGCTTTGCGACGGCGTCCGGCATGTCCGCTGTCTTCACCGCTTTGGGTGCCCTGCTGGCTGCCGGCGACCGCGTGGTTGCCGCCCGCTCCCTGTTTGGCTCCTGCTTCGTGATCCTCAATGAGATCCTGCCGCGCTGGGGCGTGGAGACGGTATTCGTGGACGGCCCGGATCTGGAGCAGTGGCGTGAAGCCCTCTCCGAACCCACCACCGCGGTGTTCTTCGAGTCGCCGTCCAACCCGATGCAGGAGATCGTCGATATCGCTGCAGTCAGCGAACTGGCGCATGCCGCCGGGGCGACTGTCGTGGTCGACAATGTCTTTGCCACTCCGCTGCTGCAACGCTGCGGTGAGCTGGGCGCCGACGTGATCGTCTATTCCGGCACCAAACACATCGACGGCCAAGGGCGCGTCCTTGGCGGCGCAATCCTGGGCACCAAGGAATTCATCGACGGCCCGGTCAAGCAGCTTATGCGGCACACCGGCCCTTCGCTGTCCGCGTTCAACGCCTGGGTGTTGACCAAGGGCTTGGAGACCATCGGGCTGCGCGTGAACCACAGCTCCGCGTCCGCTTTGAAGATCGCCGAGTGGTTGGAGCAGCAGCCTGCCATCAGCTGGGTCAAGTACCCGCTGCTGAAGTCGCACCCCCAGTACCAGCTCGCCGCGAAGCAGATGAAGGCCGGCGGTACGGTGCTGACGTTTGAACTCTCGCCTTCAGCCGGTCGTTCAGCCAAGGAGGCAGCCTTCGCGTTGCTTGATGGCCTCAGCGTGATCGACATTTCCAACAACCTGGGCGACTCCAAGTCCCTCATCACGCATCCGGCAACCACCACCCACCGGGCCATGGGGCCGGAGGGCCGCGCGGCCATCGGGCTTTCTGATGGTGTGGTGCGACTGTCCGTGGGACTTGAAGATGTGGGCGACCTTATCTTGGATCTGGAGAAGGCCCTCAAACAGGTCTAA
- a CDS encoding putative integral membrane protein: MSGNHPYRRAGAVIVAGTVVWFVGISPVSRVYITPDDAERLRMLQAGQRGWITGQHLTAAGTVAVPVGFAAFARSIPDSGTSHRKAKKWAYGAAAALLAGAPLFVSSLARRASDIEGFAYRRGSNAPFLAYSGLHVVALAALGGSLLSLPVKRWIGVTAAASAPIYGAILVAKKDIPPFAFYLVEGLAGAYLIAWEQPEEREA; the protein is encoded by the coding sequence ATGAGCGGGAACCATCCGTATCGCCGTGCCGGAGCAGTAATTGTCGCCGGCACGGTGGTGTGGTTCGTCGGAATCTCGCCGGTCTCACGCGTCTACATCACCCCCGACGACGCCGAGCGCCTCCGCATGCTGCAAGCCGGCCAACGCGGCTGGATCACGGGGCAGCACCTTACCGCGGCAGGAACAGTTGCAGTGCCTGTGGGATTCGCAGCCTTCGCCCGTTCCATTCCGGACTCGGGCACCTCACACAGGAAGGCGAAGAAATGGGCTTATGGCGCTGCAGCCGCACTGCTTGCCGGCGCCCCGCTCTTCGTTTCCAGTCTTGCCCGGCGGGCTTCCGATATTGAGGGCTTCGCCTACCGCCGTGGATCCAACGCGCCGTTCCTGGCCTATTCCGGGCTGCATGTTGTGGCGTTGGCCGCGCTCGGCGGGAGCCTTCTATCCTTGCCTGTCAAACGATGGATCGGGGTTACGGCTGCGGCCTCCGCGCCCATCTACGGCGCCATCCTCGTGGCCAAGAAGGACATTCCGCCGTTCGCTTTCTACCTGGTTGAGGGACTCGCGGGCGCTTACCTGATCGCGTGGGAGCAGCCGGAAGAACGCGAGGCCTAG
- a CDS encoding putative glutamate-cysteine ligase family 2(GCS2) (identified by match to protein family HMM PF04107; match to protein family HMM TIGR02050) — MQMAGRGANRRGQHRSPVLVRPPDAEWSMRTFGVEEELLIVDPVTGEPLALADALLAGQDEPTSGLSHELKLEQIETQTRPCHSYGELLQQIRRGRAMANQAARQHGARVAAIATSPLASNTHTTPDPRYAAMLDRFGIIATEQLTCGFHVHTSVESPEEGVVVLDHIRDKLAVLTALTANSPYWRGLPTGFDSYRTQAWNRWPTSGPSSVFGSLTAYRRIVKRLLETGVIMDEGMIYFDARISRNHPTVEVRVADVCLRAEDAALMAVLVRALVETASLEMLDGVEPTAVPTALLRMASWQASNSGLRGDLLDFGDFLPQPAADVVWALVDYLSPVLDDQGELELVKAGISDVLDRGNGAHEQRETAVRYNKRQHDGQTQPGSPPTNEALAAVVGHAAKVTVRGAAADAHKDPAPMLTRVRRP; from the coding sequence GTGCAGATGGCGGGAAGGGGTGCGAATCGTCGAGGACAGCACCGCAGCCCTGTCCTCGTTCGGCCTCCTGACGCAGAATGGAGCATGCGGACTTTCGGGGTTGAGGAAGAGCTGCTCATCGTCGATCCTGTGACGGGCGAGCCCCTCGCCCTCGCGGATGCGTTGCTGGCAGGCCAGGATGAACCCACGTCTGGCCTCAGCCACGAACTCAAGCTGGAGCAGATCGAAACCCAAACCCGCCCGTGCCACAGCTACGGGGAGCTCCTGCAGCAGATCCGCCGCGGACGGGCCATGGCCAACCAGGCCGCCCGTCAGCACGGAGCACGGGTAGCTGCGATCGCCACGTCTCCACTGGCCTCCAACACCCACACCACCCCGGACCCCCGGTATGCCGCGATGTTGGATCGCTTCGGCATCATTGCCACAGAGCAGCTGACGTGCGGATTCCACGTGCACACCTCGGTGGAGTCGCCCGAGGAAGGGGTGGTGGTGCTGGACCACATCCGGGACAAGCTCGCAGTCCTGACGGCCCTCACCGCCAATTCGCCTTACTGGCGGGGGCTTCCCACGGGTTTCGACAGCTACCGCACCCAGGCCTGGAACCGCTGGCCCACATCCGGCCCTTCATCCGTATTTGGTTCGCTGACTGCCTATCGACGCATCGTGAAGCGTCTTCTGGAAACGGGCGTGATCATGGACGAAGGCATGATCTACTTCGACGCACGCATCTCCCGTAACCACCCCACCGTGGAGGTCCGCGTCGCCGATGTCTGCCTCCGGGCCGAGGACGCCGCACTGATGGCCGTGCTGGTGCGGGCTTTGGTAGAGACTGCTTCCCTGGAAATGCTCGACGGCGTCGAACCCACCGCGGTGCCAACGGCCCTCCTGCGAATGGCGAGCTGGCAGGCCAGCAATTCGGGTTTGCGCGGAGACCTCCTGGACTTCGGAGACTTCCTACCGCAACCAGCAGCGGATGTCGTGTGGGCGCTGGTTGACTATCTGAGCCCCGTACTGGACGACCAAGGTGAGTTGGAGCTCGTCAAAGCAGGGATTTCGGACGTACTGGACCGGGGCAACGGCGCCCACGAGCAACGGGAAACCGCGGTGCGCTACAACAAAAGGCAGCACGACGGTCAAACCCAGCCGGGAAGTCCGCCCACCAACGAAGCCTTGGCCGCCGTCGTCGGGCATGCTGCGAAGGTGACTGTGCGCGGTGCTGCCGCCGATGCTCATAAGGATCCGGCGCCCATGCTGACCCGGGTCAGGCGACCCTAG